Proteins encoded by one window of Melanotaenia boesemani isolate fMelBoe1 chromosome 10, fMelBoe1.pri, whole genome shotgun sequence:
- the wu:fa25f02 gene encoding uncharacterized protein C11orf24 has protein sequence MSPCPWKLQLSPAVLLFLLLFFANSSLTLLAEPEFHLLKQLNTTQETICSTGCNNDTLTNNPNLEDSLRNVSSVGEKNPSSVSDFNTSLTGTVVQTSVDRGSEGDDEVNPNRTEQVQFSHNSSSPINLTTVNSSLLFTVTTVAPSKQSTAGPMLPSNQQSAPPKPQSPSEPDPGTAAAPTFTAPPIISLVPPTTVLPSTPSMTPTLSPPSMLPSAKRTTTGPAAMITENKTTLSSPLRTTTVMVRNTSVTMVTASKAAVTSNATYATVAPAPKVSVVEVAGSALTQQLVDTAALLAVLVFGLLFFFVTVVVFIMQAYESYRTKDYTQVDYLINGMYTDSGV, from the exons ATGTCCCCGTGTCCCTGGAAGCTCCAGCTGAGTCCAGCAgtgcttctcttcctcctcctcttcttcgcTAACTCCTCCCTCACACTGCTTGCAGAACCAGAATTCCATCTTCTGAAACAGCTCAACACCACACAAGAAACCATCTGCTCCACTGGAT GCAACAACGACACTTTGACCAACAATCCAAACCTGGAGGATTCTCTGAGGAATGTCTCTAGCGTTGGGGAGAAGAACCCGTCCTCAGTATCGGACTTTAACACAAGTCTTACAGGTACTGTGGTTCAGACCTCAGTGGACAGAGGTTCTGAAGGGGATGATGAAGTGAATCCAAACAGAACCGAGCAGGTCCAGTTCTCTCACAACTCTTCTTCACCCATTAACCTCACCACTGTCAACTCCAGCCTCCTGTTTACTGTGACCACCGTCGCCCCGTCCAAACAGTCTACAGCTGGACCAATGCTACCATCCAACCAGCAGTCGGCTCCACCCAAACCTCAGTccccatcagaaccagaccCTGGCACTGCAGCTGCTCCAACCTTCACAGCTCCACCCATTATCAGCCTGGTTCCACCGACCACTGTACTCCCATCAACACCGTCCATGACCCCCACTCTGTCTCCTCCATCTATGCTTCCATCTGCCAAAAGAACCACTACTGGTCCTGCTGCTATGATCACCGAAAACAAAACAACGTTGTCCTCGCCTCTAAGAACCACAACGGTAATGGTTCGGAACActtctgttaccatggtaactgctaGCAAAGCTGCAGTAACCAGTAACGCCACCTATGCCACAGTTGCCCCGGCACCAAAGGTTTCTGTGGTGGAAGTTGCGGGTTCTGCTCTGACCCAGCAGCTGGTGGACACAGCAGCTCTGCTGGCCGTCCTTGTCTTCGGCCTGCTCTTTTTCTTCGTCACCGTGGTGGTCTTCATCATGCAGGCGTATGAGAGCTACAGGACCAAGGACTACACCCAGGTGGACTACCTGATCAATGGCATGTACACCGACTCTGGGGTGTGA
- the LOC121647483 gene encoding lymphoid enhancer-binding factor 1-like, with the protein MPVHHPRPAATTQSACCSQKRKRDDDSEPPYVKKPPNAFMLFLKEQRASVVAELGHTGSAAVNTILGERWKSLSTEQQAKYYQEADSARRRHEQQHPQWSSSDNYGQKRKRRRQGSTAPSSSGA; encoded by the exons ATGCCGGTGCACCACCCCCGCCCCGCTGCAACCACCCAGAGCGCCTGCTGCTCACA GAAGAGGAAGCGAGATGACGACAGCGAGCCGCCATACGTGAAGAAGCCACCCAACGCCTTCATGCTCTTTCTGAAGGAGCAGAGGGCGAGTGTGGTGGCTGAGCTTGGCCACACCGGGAGCGCGGCGGTGAACACCATCTTGGGGGAGAGA TGGAAGTCCTTGTCCACCGAGCAGCAGGCCAAGTACTACCAGGAGGCCGACTCAGCGAGGCGCCGCCATGAGCAGCAGCACCCCCAGTGGTCCAGCAGCGACAACTAC GgccagaagaggaagaggaggcgcCAGGGGAGCACAGCTCCTAGCAGCTCTGGAG CCTGA
- the LOC121647180 gene encoding galanin peptides-like isoform X2, translated as MQRCFGIFCVSLIFCATLSETIGLVIAAKEKRGWTLNSAGYLLGPHGIDGHRTLGEKSGLAGKRDMGQDEDFRTEAWRIGDADIIHTVIDFLSYLKLKEMGALDSLPPSVTSDELTSP; from the exons ATGCAGAGGTGCTTCGGGATTTTTTGCGTGTCACTCATCTTTTGCGCCACCCTGTCTGAGACCATCGGGCTGGTCATTGCG GCAAAGGAGAAGCGAGGCTGGACTCTGAACAGTGCTGGATACCTGTTAGGTCCTC ATGGGATAGATGGACACAGGACTCTTGGAGAGAAGTCGGGTCTGGCTGGGAAGAGGGACATGGGCCAGGATGAGGACTTCAGAACAG AAGCCTGGAGAATAGGAGATGCAGACATCATCCACACCGTCATCGACTTCCTGTCATACCTCAAACTTAAAG agATGGGAGCCTTGGACAGCCTGCCTCCCTCTGTCACATCAGACGAACTGACCTCTCCCTAA
- the LOC121647180 gene encoding galanin peptides-like isoform X1, whose protein sequence is MQRCFGIFCVSLIFCATLSETIGLVIAAKEKRGWTLNSAGYLLGPRRIDHLIQIKDSPSARGRDELVTQYGIDGHRTLGEKSGLAGKRDMGQDEDFRTEAWRIGDADIIHTVIDFLSYLKLKEMGALDSLPPSVTSDELTSP, encoded by the exons ATGCAGAGGTGCTTCGGGATTTTTTGCGTGTCACTCATCTTTTGCGCCACCCTGTCTGAGACCATCGGGCTGGTCATTGCG GCAAAGGAGAAGCGAGGCTGGACTCTGAACAGTGCTGGATACCTGTTAGGTCCTC GTCGTATTGATCACCTAATTCAGATAAAGGATTCTCCCAGTGCCAGAGGCAGAGACGAGCTGGTCACACAAT ATGGGATAGATGGACACAGGACTCTTGGAGAGAAGTCGGGTCTGGCTGGGAAGAGGGACATGGGCCAGGATGAGGACTTCAGAACAG AAGCCTGGAGAATAGGAGATGCAGACATCATCCACACCGTCATCGACTTCCTGTCATACCTCAAACTTAAAG agATGGGAGCCTTGGACAGCCTGCCTCCCTCTGTCACATCAGACGAACTGACCTCTCCCTAA